A single window of Anopheles moucheti chromosome 2, idAnoMoucSN_F20_07, whole genome shotgun sequence DNA harbors:
- the LOC128304495 gene encoding X-ray repair cross-complementing protein 6, translating to MSADWRANRSDDEDDEYEEAFAGRTGVILAVDCAGYMFEQEGDSETRFVEVLHIVEATMRNKVVANETDLVGVVFYNTKNNPAPESEDELQPGLVAPRQCAIYIPLGSTSAEMIRKVRGMRESSDLCGFDTKFGHSESTSLSNVLWLCSRIFSHCGYKLCQSTIILFTSNDTPHDSSTNEYQQALVKARDLQQKDIFVDLVPMSSKFNCDKFYKEFLCTVLAEDMSDFEAPAYEASKARLLHRLFVKSYKKRSMAHLKWHLSDDVALGVNVYTLRRSPRYPKKVRLLRTTNEVIVSKRVHMTSTISEDGEQETTKAILPGEQRKSITIGGEKVSFKPDEVAHMKQLLPPGIRLLGFKPASVIDATIQIRSCLFLYPNEGYINGSTTLFRALYEKCLEKNQVAFCMLTMRRKQPTKLVALIPQQELAHDPMGEADRHCGFRVKFIPFAGDIRKLSMLEEGSTPEVTDEQTDLFKKLVKKVKFKFHPSHFEDPSSQNLYINIESLMFDVEDAELIDSTQPDCERIDSKLEPILADMERMFGKDSEEAPKRRRNEGADNDDEPRTKGARVAPVNDEELVEMVKQGKMASLTVAVLKQYLQKQGATGLSGLTKSGLVDKILAIQDD from the exons ATGAGTGCTGATTGGCGTGCGAACCGATCCGACGATGAGGACGATGAGTATGAAGAAGCTTTTGCTGGCCGTACGGGTGTCATATTGGCCGTGGACTGTGCCGGTTACATGTTCGAACAGGAAGGTGACTCAGAAACCCGGTTTGTAGAAGTGCTCCACATCGTCGAGGCCACGATGCGCAACAAGGTGGTTGCCAACGAAACGGATTTG gTTGGAGTAGTTTTTTATAATACCAAGAACAATCCCGCACCGGAAAGCGAGGATGAACTGCAACCGGGTTTAGTTGCACCACGGCAATGTGCTATCTACATTCCGCTGGGCAGCACCTCAGCGGAAATGATTCGCAAAGTGCGTGGAATGCGCGAATCAAGCGATCTGTGTGGGTTCGATACCAAGTTTGGCCACTCAGAGAGTACCAGTCTATCAAACGTATTGTGGCTCTGTTCACGAATCTTTTCCCACTGTGGGTACAAGCTGTGTCAATCGACAATCATACTGTTTACGAGCAATGATACACCGCACGATAGTAGTACCAACGAGTATCAGCAAGCATTGGTAAAGGCGCGTGATTTGCAGCAGAAAGACATTTTTGTAGATCTGGTACCCATGAGCAGTAAGTTTAATTGCGACAAGTTCTACAAAGAGTTCCTGTGCACCGTACTGGCCGAAGATATGAGCGATTTCGAGGCACCAGCGTATGAAGCATCCAAGGCTAGGCTTCTGCACCGATTGTTTGTCAAAAGCTATAAAAAGCGATCGATGGCTCATCTGAAGTGGCATCTTTCGGATGATGTAGCACTTGGAGTGAATGTTTATACTTTGAGAag GAGCCCACGTTATCCTAAAAAAGTACGACTGTTAAGAACAACCAACGAAGTGATCGTATCGAAACGCGTTCACATGACAAGCACCATTTCCGAGGATGGAGAACAGGAAACAACTAAAGCCATCTTACCTGGTGAGCAAAG AAAATCGATTACGATCGGTGGCGAAAAAGTATCGTTTAAACCGGATGAAGTGGCTCATATGAAACAGCTGCTGCCTCCTGGAATACGTCTTTTGGGGTTCAAACCTGCATCAGTGATCGACGCAACTATTCAAATTCGCAGCTGTCTATTCCTGTATCCTAATGAGGGCTATATTAACGGATCGACTACATTGTTTCGGGCGCTGTATGAAAAATGTCTTGAGAAAAACCAGGTTGCCTTCTGTATGCTTACTATGCGACGAAAGCAACCAACGAA GTTGGTTGCTCTGATTCCACAGCAGGAGTTAGCTCACGATCCTATGGGTGAGGCAGATAGACACTGTGGTTTTCGTGTTAAGTTTATTCCTTTTGCTG GTGATATCCGGAAGTTGTCCATGCTCGAAGAAGGTTCAACCCCGGAGGTGACAGATGAGCAGACGGACCTGTTTAAAAAGTTGGTTAAAAAGGTGAAGTTTAAATTTCACCCGTCACACTTCGAGGATCCGTCGTCCCAAAATCTGTACATCAATATCGAGTCGCTAATGTTTGATGTGGAAGATGCAGAGCTTATCGACTCTACGCAACCAGATTGTGAACGAATCGATTCGAAACTGGAACCAATTTTGGCCGACATGGAGCGTATGTTTGGCAAG GACTCTGAAGAAGCACCAAAGCGTCGTCGGAATGAAGGAGcagataatgatgatgaaccCAGAACGAAAGGGGCACGAGTTGCGCCAGTCAACGATGAAGAACTGGTCGAAATGGTGAAACAAGGCAAA ATGGCGAGTTTAACCGTGGCCGTACTTAAACAGTACCTTCAAAAACAAGGAGCTACTGGACTTTCCGGGCTGACAAAATCGGGTCTAGTTGATAAGATTCTAGCAATACAAGACGATTGA